One part of the Podarcis muralis chromosome 3, rPodMur119.hap1.1, whole genome shotgun sequence genome encodes these proteins:
- the RHOU gene encoding rho-related GTP-binding protein RhoU, with amino-acid sequence MPPQQEGETGYISKPLPGGCEVPPVPPRRVRSSRAAALGAALGSRCRAGAGGGGGTGGGGGAEPRRSIKCVLVGDGAVGKTSLVVSYTTNGYPTEYIPTAFDNFSAVVSVDGRPVRLQLCDTAGQDEFDKLRPLCYTNTDIFLLCFSVVSPSSFQNVNEKWVPEIRCHCPKAPIILVGTQSDLREDVKVLIELDKCKEKPVAEEAARLCAEEIKAASYIECSALTQKNLKEVFDAAIVAGIQYSDTQQQPKKSKSRTPDKMKNLSKSWWKKYCCFV; translated from the exons ATGCCGCCGCAGCAAGAGGGAGAGACGGGCTACATCAGCAAGCCGCTGCCGGGCGGCTGCGAAGTGCCCCCGGTGCCGCCGCGGAGGGTCCGCAGCAGCCGGGCAGCGGCGCTGGGGGCCGCGCTGGGGAGCCGCTGCCGGGCcggggcgggcggcggcggcgggactggcggcggcggcggagccgAGCCTCGCCGCAGCATCAAGTGCGTGCTGGTGGGAGACGGCGCGGTGGGCAAGACCAGCCTGGTGGTAAGCTACACCACCAACGGCTACCCCACGGAGTACATCCCCACCGCCTTCGATAATTTCTCAG CTGTTGTATCCGTTGATGGCCGGCCAGTGAGGCTCCAGCTCTGTGACACAGCTGGCCAG gatGAATTTGACAAGCTCCGCCCACTGTGCTACACCAACACAGACATCTTCCTGCTATGCTTCAGCGTGGTGAGCCCTTCCTCTTTCCAGAACGTGAACGAGAAGTGGGTTCCTGAAATCCGATGCCACTGCCCCAAAGCACCCATTATCCTCGTTGGGACACAATCGGACCTCCGGGAGGACGTCAAGGTCCTCATTGAGCTGGACAAATGCAAAGAAAAGCCCGTGGCGGAGGAGGCCGCGAGGCTCTGTGCCGAGGAAATAAAAGCCGCCTCTTACATCGAGTGCTCCGCTTTGACTCAGAAAAACCTCAAAGAAGTCTTTGATGCAGCCATTGTTGCTGGCATTCAGTACTCGGATACTCAGCAGCAGCCAAAGAAATCGAAAAGCCGGACTCCAGACAAAATGAAAAACCTCTCCAAATCCTGGTGGAAAAAGTATTGCTGTTTTGTATAG